From the genome of Impatiens glandulifera chromosome 9, dImpGla2.1, whole genome shotgun sequence, one region includes:
- the LOC124914139 gene encoding ribosomal RNA processing protein 1 homolog, with protein MNGGLSMEIDGGGEASLVQPVSLSLIKRLASCDKSARDRALKKVLRAWLPSQQPEHVSDDELKKLWKGLFYCVWHADKAPVQLELINRLSALIVSLPLDLSLRYFSMFLITLRREWTGIDHLRLDKFYLLIRRFVNACFRMLKGNSWDLEISRRFMSVLEQDTFSSEEYLLGSGVNYHIASVFLDELKQYLPLRIETLDVIYKPFIVAMTKSHDKLLVTKIASNMFNVLLKYGTTLLECKRLGGETSSDARDDVSLHGTVALKLNFSAKFYDSGSSPDCFQGNRKVLFGLHQGFMELEKDLTSFGIEIPNPDVLVDEEDSIPKLIPILSAEEANEKLQIVATTEHLNKKRKSKKALANTDNKRAEDGGEKKKRKKNKKKNSEISVTEEDHGDTSLVATSGDSFINTTSNDSFTSNLQIQFEEAADVELDKNGNSQEALKVKAPGPNKRKKRKNKDLQDSNLKEDIVDDIMKSGEKSAKKVSFSMKNNLVWKPHCPLPPQDLRIPPSLIPRGSALKKGVSPGPVVGKRKVNQAKKRIKTNPVATNWFR; from the coding sequence ATGAACGGCGGCCTGTCCATGGAGATAGACGGCGGGGGTGAGGCCTCCTTAGTTCAGCCCGTGTCATTGTCGCTTATTAAACGGTTGGCTTCATGTGACAAGTCCGCCAGGGATCGAGCTCTGAAGAAGGTTCTCAGAGCCTGGCTGCCTTCGCAGCAACCCGAACATGTCTCCGATGACGAATTGAAGAAGCTTTGGAAGGGCCTCTTTTACTGCGTTTGGCACGCCGATAAAGCTCCCGTTCAGCTCGAGCTTATCAACCGTCTCTCCGCTCTCATTGTATCTCTCCCTCTTGATTTGTCTCTGCGATACTTCTCTATGTTTCTCATAACCCTGCGTAGAGAATGGACTGGCATTGATCATCTCAGGTTAGACAAATTTTACCTACTCATTCGCCGCTTCGTAAACGCTTGCTTTCGTATGCTTAAAGGGAACTCCTGGGATTTGGAGATCTCCCGTCGATTCATGTCTGTGCTTGAACAGGATACATTCTCTTCTGAAGAATACCTTCTAGGAAGTGGTGTTAATTACCACATTGCATCGGTTTTCCTTGATGAACTTAAGCAATACCTTCCTCTTAGAATCGAAACCCTTGATGTCATCTATAAGCCATTCATTGTAGCCATGACTAAGAGCCATGATAAGTTGCTGGTTACTAAAATTGCTTCCAACATGTTTAATGTTTTATTGAAATACGGCACAACTCTATTAGAGTGTAAGAGATTGGGAGGCGAAACATCATCAGATGCTAGGGATGATGTTTCCCTTCATGGAACAGTAGCTCTTAAGTTAAATTTTTCAGCCAAGTTTTATGATTCTGGTTCATCCCCTGATTGTTTTCAAGGAAACAGAAAGGTATTGTTTGGTTTGCACCAGGGTTTCATGGAGCTGGAGAAGGATTTgacatctttcggtattgaaATTCCAAATCCTGATGTTCTTGTGGATGAAGAAGATTCCATTCCCAAACTCATTCCTATTTTGTCAGCTGAAGAAGCAAATGAAAAGCTTCAAATTGTTGCCACCACTGAACATTTGAACAAGAAAAGGAAATCCAAGAAAGCTTTGGCCAATACTGACAACAAAAGAGCAGAGGATGGAGgtgagaaaaagaaaagaaagaagaataagaagaaaaatagtGAAATTTCTGTGACTGAAGAAGATCATGGTGATACGAGTCTCGTGGCTACTAGTGGCGATAGTTTCATTAACACAACTTCAAACGATTCTTTCACTTCAAACCTTCAAATTCAGTTTGAGGAGGCTGCTGATGTTGAACTAGACAAGAATGGTAATTCACAGGAAGCTCTTAAGGTAAAGGCCCCTGGACCTAATAAgcgaaagaaaagaaaaaacaaggATTTGCAGGATTCTAATTTGAAGGAAGACATtgttgatgatattatgaaGAGTGGGGAGAAGAGTGCGAAAAAAGTGAGCTTTTCTATGAAGAATAACTTGGTGTGGAAACCTCATTGTCCATTACCTCCTCAAGATTTAAGAATACCACCATCCCTTATTCCGAGGGGTAGTGCCCTTAAAAAAGGAGTATCTCCTGGTCCTGTAGTGGGAAAACGTAAAGTAAACCAGGCGAAGAAGAGAATCAAAACCAACCCTGTTGCAACCAATTGGTTTAGGTGA